TCGAGGTGAACCCGTGAGCCCGGAAGGCCGCACCGGCCCGGCCGGTCCCATCAGTTCCACAAGCCCCGCGAGCCCGGAAAGTCCCATGACTCCCACGAGCCCCGCGAGCCGTCAGCCGGTGGACGTGCTGATCCGGCGCGTCGATCCGGACGTACCCCTGCCGTCGTACGCGCACCCCGGGGACGCGGGTGCCGATCTGCGCACCACCGAGGCGTGCGAACTGGCGCCGGGCGAGCGGGCCGTGCTGCCCACGGGAGTGTCTGTGGCACTGCCGGAGGGGTACGCGGCCTTCGTGCACCCGCGATCCGGCCTGGCCGCCCGCTGCGGCGTCGCCCTGGTGAATGCCCCGGGGACGGTTGATGCCGGGTACCGTGGGGAGATCAAGGTGATCGTGGTGAATCTCGACCCGCGCAAGGCCGTGCGGTTCGAGCGCTTCGACCGGATTGCCCAACTGGTCGTCCAGCAGGTCGAGAGGGTCCGCTTCCAGGAGGTGGCGGAGCTTCCCGACTCCGCGCGGGCCGAGGGGGGCTTCGGGTCCACCGGAGGCCATGCCGTGGTGGACGGGACGAGCGGCACAAGCGGTCAGGCCGCCATCGGCGGTCGGACGGGTGGGAATCGATACGCTTCGGTCGTATCCGACCGGGAAGGACAGTGACGTGTTCGGACGTCGCAAGAAGAGGGATGCCGCCGAGGACGCGGCCGGCGAGGCCGAGCAGGTCGTCGACGGTGTCGACAGTGAGGCGGGCGACGAGGGCGAGCGCCTGAGGCTCGAGCCGGCGCCGCGCCCCGACGGGCCGTGGGACAGCTCCGAGGTCCGTGACCCCGCCGAGGGCCGGGTGGACCTGGGAGGCCTGTTCGTGCCGGGCGTCGACGGCATGGAGCTGCGGGTCGAGGTCGCGGGTGACGCGATCGTGGCGGCGACGGTCGTGCTGCGGGACAGCGCCATCCAGCTGCAGGGCTTCGCCGCGCCCAAGCGTGAGGGCATCTGGGGCGAGGTGCGCGAGGAGATCGCGACCGGCATCACCCAGCAGGGCGGCATCGTCGACGAGGTCGAGGGGCCGCTGGGCTGGGAGCTGCGGGCCCAGGTGCCGGTGCAGCTGCCGGACGGCACCGGCGGCTTCCAGGTCGTGCGGTTCGTCGGTGTGGACGGCCCCCGCTGGTTCCTGCGCGGGGTCATCTCGGGCCAGGGCGCGGTGCAGCCGCAGGCCGCCGGGCTGCTGGAGCAGATCTTCCGGGACACGGTCGTGGTCCGCGGCGAGGGCCCGATGGCGCCCCGCGACCCGATCGTCCTGAAGCTGCCGAACGACGCCCAGATGGTCCCCGAGGGCGTCCAGCAGGAGGAGGGCTCCCGTTTCGCGGGCGGAATGGGCCAGCTCCAGCGCGGACCGGAGATCACCGAGGTCCGCTGAGGCGGAGAAGACACCAGGGCCGCATCCCGCCGGGGGTGCGGCCCTTTCGCGTGCGCGGAGCCTTGACGGCGCATTGGTCTGTACCTACCTTCTCCGACCAACGCGTCTGTTCATAAAGGCGCTTCACGTTCACATACCAGAACGGAAGGCCCCTCGCATGCGCAGAACCGCTCTCCTCGCGGCCTCGGCCGCCCTCCTCGCCGGTGTCCTCGCCCGCCCGGCGGACGCCGCTCCCAGCGCCCCCGCCACCTTCGTCCACCCCGGAGTCACCGTCTCCAAGAGCCAGTTGGACTTCACCCGTTCCCAGGTCAACGCCGGCGCCCAGCCCTGGAAGGGTGCCTTCGACCGGATGACGGCGAGCAAGTACGCCGACCTGAGCCGCACGCCCAGGCCCCGGGCGGTCGTCGAATGCGGCTCGTACTCCAACCCCAACCACGGCTGCACCGACGAACGCGAGGACGCGATCGCGGCCTACACCCACGCCCTCGCCTGGTACGTCACGCGCGACGAACGGCACGCGCGCAAGGCGATCGAGCTGATGGACGCCTGGTCCGCCGTGATCCGGGACCACACCAACAGCAACGCGCCCCTGCAGACCGGCTGGGCCGGCTCCTCCTGGCCCAGGGCCGCCGAGATCATCAAGTACACGTACACCGGGACCTGGGCGAACTCCGGCCGCTTCGCCACCATGCTCCGCACCGTCTACCTGCCCGAGATCATCAACGGCTCCCACTCCAACGGCAACTGGGAGCTGTCGATGATGGAGGCCGCCGTCGGCATCTCCGTCTTCCTGGAGGACAAGGCTTCGTACGACAAGGCCATGGCGAAGTTCCGCACCCGGACCGCCGCCTACGTCTACCTGGAGTCGGACGGCCCGCTGCCGAAGACCGTCCCCGGCCAGCACCTCGACACCCGGGACAAGATCGTCACGTACTGGCAGGGGCAGTCGACCTTCGTCAACGGGCTCAGCCAGGAGACCTGCCGCGACTTCACGCACACCGGCTACGGCCTCTCGGCCATCTCGCACGTCGCCGAGACCAGCCGGATCCAGGGCCAGGACCTCTACGGCACCGACGTCGGGGAGCGGCTGCGGCACGGCCTCGGCCTCCACGCCAAGTACGAGCTGGGCACCGCGGCCCCGAGCTGGCTGTGCGGCGGCTCCCTCAAGCTCGGGCTCGGCCCGATACCCGAGGTGGGCCACAACGCCCTCGCCAACCGCCTCGGACACGCCATGACCCACACCGAGACGCTGACGACGCGCGGCCGCCCCGCCGGCTCCAACCACCTCTTCGTCGCCTGGGAGACCCTCACCCACGGCGACAACCCCGCGTGACGCCCTGACCGGCCCGGGCGCGTCAGGGTTCCGTCAAAGACGGGCCCGCCGCCGTGCCCGGCGCCCCCGTGCCGTGCCGGCCCGCCGTAAGGTCGACGCTGCGTGAACGGCAGACCGGAAGACAATGAGGCCATGGGACGCGGCAAGCTTCGGATCTACCTCGGTGCGGCACCGGGCGTCGGCAAGACGTACGCGATGCTGTCCGAGGCGCACCGTCGCGTCGAGCGGGGCACGGACTGCGTGGTGGCCTTCGTCGAGCACCACGGCCGGCCCCGCACCGAGGTGATGCTGCGCGGACTGGAGCAGGTGCCGCGCCGGGAGATCGACCACCGGGGCGGCACGTTCACCGAGATGGACCTGGACGCCGTCCTCGCCCGCCGCCCCCAGGTCGCCCTGGTGGACGAACTCGCCCACACGAACGTCCCGGGCTCCCGCAACGCCAAGCGCTGGCAGGACGTGGAGGAACTGCTCGCGGCCGGTGTCGACGTGATCTCCACCGTCAACATCCAGCACCTGGAGTCCCTCGGCGACATCGTCGAGTCGATCACCGGCGTACGGCAGCAGGAGACCGTGCCGGACGAGGTGGTGCGGCGGGCCGACCAGATCGAGCTGGTCGACATGTCGCCCGAGGCGCTGCGGCGGCGGATGGCGCACGGCAACATCTACCGGCCCGACAAGGTCGACGCCGCGCTGTCGAACTACTTCCGACCCGGCAACCTGACCGCGCTGCGCGAGCTGGCGCTGCTGTGGGTGGCCGACCGGGTCGACGCCTACCTCACGCGCTACCGCAGCGACCACCGGGTGTCGGCGATCTGGGGCTCGCGCGAGCGGATCGTGGTCGGGCTGACCGGCGGCCCCGAGGGGCGCACGCTCATCCGCCGGGCCGCGCGGCTGGCCGAGAAGGGCGCCGGCGGCGAGGTGCTGGCCGTCTACATAGCCCGCAGCGACGGGCTGACCTCGGCCTCGCCCAAGGAACTGGCGATGCAGCGAACCCTGGTCGAGGACCTTGGCGGAACGTTCCACCACGTCGTCGGCGACGACATACCGGCCGCGCTGCTCGCCTTCGCCCGGGGCGTGAACGCCACCCAGATCGTGCTGGGCTCCTCGCGCCGCAAGACCTGGCAGTACGTCTTCGGGCCCGGCGTCGGCGCGACGGTCGCCCGGGAGTCCGGGCCCGACCTCGACGTGCACATCGTCACCCACGGCGAGGTCGCCAAGGGCCGCGGGCTGCCGGTGGCCCGGGGCGCGCGCCTCGGACGCTCCCGGCGGGTGTGGGGGTGGATCGCCGGTGTCGCCGGTCCGCCCGCCCTGGCGGCGCTGCTGAGCGCCGTCGACCTCGGCCTCGCCAACGACATGCTGCTGTTCCTGGCGCTGACGGTGGCGGCGGCCCTGCTCGGCGGGCTGCTGCCCGCCCTGGCCTCGGCCGCGGTCGGCTCCCTGCTGCTGAACTACTTCTACACACCGCCCCTGCACCGGTGGACCATCGCCGACCCCAAGAACATCGTCGCCATCGTGATCTTCGTGGCCGTCGGCGCGGCGGTGGCCTCCGTCGTCGACCTCGCCGCCCGCCGCACCCACCAGGCGGCCCGGCTGCGGGCCGAGTCGGAGATCCTGTCGTTCCTCGCGGGCAACGTGCTGCGCGGCGAGACCGGCCTGGAGGAGCTGCTGGAACGGGTCCGGGAGACCTTCGGCATGGAGTCGGCGGCCCTGCTGGAACGGGCCGGCGACGTCGAGCCGTGGACCTGCGCCGGCCGGGTGGGTCAGGGGCGCCCCGTGGAGCGGCCCGACCAGGCGGACGTCGACGTGCCGGTCGGCGACCACATGGCGCTCGCGCTGACCGGGCGCGTCCTGCCCGCCGAGGACCGCCGCGTGCTGGCCGCCTTCGCCGCCCAGGCCGCCGTCGTCCTGGACCGCCGCCGGCTCCGGGAGGAGGCCGACCGGGCCCGCGCGCTCGCCGAGGGCAACCGCATCCGCACGGCGCTGCTGGCCGCCGTCAGCCACGACCTGCGCACCCCGCTCGCCGGGATCAAGGCGGCGGTGTCCTCCCTGCGCTCCGAGGACGTCGAGTGGTCCGAGGAGGACCGGGCGGAACTGCTGGAGGGCATCGAGGAGGGTGCCGACCGGCTCGACCACCTCGTCGGCAACCTGCTCGACATGTCCCGCCTCCAGACCGGCACGGTCACCCCGCTGATCCGCGAGATCGACCTCGACGAGGTGGCGCCGATGGCGCTCGGCGGCGTACCCGAGGGCAACGTCGTCCTGGACGTGCCGGAGACCCTGCCCATGGTCGACGTCGATCCCGGGCTGCTGGAGCGGGCGATGGCCAACCTCGTCGAGAACGCCGTCAAGTACAGTCCGCCCGACGCGTCCGTGCTGGTCGCGGCCAGCGCGCTCGGCGACCGGGTCGAGGTGCGGGTGGTCGACCGGGGGCCGGGCGTCCCCGACGAGGCCAAGGACCGCATATTCGAACCCTTCCAGCGCCACGGTGACGCCCCGCGCGGCGCCGGGGTGGGCCTCGGGCTCGCGGTGGCGCGCGGCTTCGCCGAGGCCATGGGCGGCACCCTGAACGCCGAGGACACGCCCGGCGGCGGGCTCACCATGGTCCTCACGCTCCGCGCGGCGGGAACGCGCCCGGAGCCTCGGCTCCCCGCGGAAGAA
This genomic stretch from Streptomyces sp. Go-475 harbors:
- the dut gene encoding dUTP diphosphatase encodes the protein MTPTSPASRQPVDVLIRRVDPDVPLPSYAHPGDAGADLRTTEACELAPGERAVLPTGVSVALPEGYAAFVHPRSGLAARCGVALVNAPGTVDAGYRGEIKVIVVNLDPRKAVRFERFDRIAQLVVQQVERVRFQEVAELPDSARAEGGFGSTGGHAVVDGTSGTSGQAAIGGRTGGNRYASVVSDREGQ
- a CDS encoding DUF3710 domain-containing protein; the encoded protein is MFGRRKKRDAAEDAAGEAEQVVDGVDSEAGDEGERLRLEPAPRPDGPWDSSEVRDPAEGRVDLGGLFVPGVDGMELRVEVAGDAIVAATVVLRDSAIQLQGFAAPKREGIWGEVREEIATGITQQGGIVDEVEGPLGWELRAQVPVQLPDGTGGFQVVRFVGVDGPRWFLRGVISGQGAVQPQAAGLLEQIFRDTVVVRGEGPMAPRDPIVLKLPNDAQMVPEGVQQEEGSRFAGGMGQLQRGPEITEVR
- a CDS encoding alginate lyase family protein, which gives rise to MRRTALLAASAALLAGVLARPADAAPSAPATFVHPGVTVSKSQLDFTRSQVNAGAQPWKGAFDRMTASKYADLSRTPRPRAVVECGSYSNPNHGCTDEREDAIAAYTHALAWYVTRDERHARKAIELMDAWSAVIRDHTNSNAPLQTGWAGSSWPRAAEIIKYTYTGTWANSGRFATMLRTVYLPEIINGSHSNGNWELSMMEAAVGISVFLEDKASYDKAMAKFRTRTAAYVYLESDGPLPKTVPGQHLDTRDKIVTYWQGQSTFVNGLSQETCRDFTHTGYGLSAISHVAETSRIQGQDLYGTDVGERLRHGLGLHAKYELGTAAPSWLCGGSLKLGLGPIPEVGHNALANRLGHAMTHTETLTTRGRPAGSNHLFVAWETLTHGDNPA
- a CDS encoding sensor histidine kinase KdpD; translation: MGRGKLRIYLGAAPGVGKTYAMLSEAHRRVERGTDCVVAFVEHHGRPRTEVMLRGLEQVPRREIDHRGGTFTEMDLDAVLARRPQVALVDELAHTNVPGSRNAKRWQDVEELLAAGVDVISTVNIQHLESLGDIVESITGVRQQETVPDEVVRRADQIELVDMSPEALRRRMAHGNIYRPDKVDAALSNYFRPGNLTALRELALLWVADRVDAYLTRYRSDHRVSAIWGSRERIVVGLTGGPEGRTLIRRAARLAEKGAGGEVLAVYIARSDGLTSASPKELAMQRTLVEDLGGTFHHVVGDDIPAALLAFARGVNATQIVLGSSRRKTWQYVFGPGVGATVARESGPDLDVHIVTHGEVAKGRGLPVARGARLGRSRRVWGWIAGVAGPPALAALLSAVDLGLANDMLLFLALTVAAALLGGLLPALASAAVGSLLLNYFYTPPLHRWTIADPKNIVAIVIFVAVGAAVASVVDLAARRTHQAARLRAESEILSFLAGNVLRGETGLEELLERVRETFGMESAALLERAGDVEPWTCAGRVGQGRPVERPDQADVDVPVGDHMALALTGRVLPAEDRRVLAAFAAQAAVVLDRRRLREEADRARALAEGNRIRTALLAAVSHDLRTPLAGIKAAVSSLRSEDVEWSEEDRAELLEGIEEGADRLDHLVGNLLDMSRLQTGTVTPLIREIDLDEVAPMALGGVPEGNVVLDVPETLPMVDVDPGLLERAMANLVENAVKYSPPDASVLVAASALGDRVEVRVVDRGPGVPDEAKDRIFEPFQRHGDAPRGAGVGLGLAVARGFAEAMGGTLNAEDTPGGGLTMVLTLRAAGTRPEPRLPAEEPLAEPERQAS